One genomic region from Epinephelus fuscoguttatus linkage group LG8, E.fuscoguttatus.final_Chr_v1 encodes:
- the tlr18 gene encoding toll-like receptor 18 produces MIWKLIHFSALLLGALTSLTPSSPTTTANTDGGPCHIDNSGRSADCLGRQLDSVPWRQFPSTLENIDLSYNKLQAVHADDFLHLPRLRILKLQYNNISHIDNDAFKNNTLLEYLNIFNNSLQEIPATALTPLLNLKELYMSNNLYRHATLDESFSRFGKLQVLSMGGPLVAGLRKADFQALKNIQLQGFAIKCSSNLSYYEPGSLKVIQTKQMGFDMAIDQRPNALPHMLSDLASKTFSVIQFRNLFEFMYYMGKEDIFQGLKDITAHQLIFHRGKYNENLMRMALVNLQVAPIKRLRLQYIDFARSPTFVDSGAGSSVTELALDKLDLWYISNPDVLRFDWRFTWFNKIKELSIQHVYFNSVPCDAWVEMAGVESLDVSNNRLWNEYIFNQRCNYRGAMPNLHTFKMSTNDLTSLKDLSSLTREFQQLQVLDFSHNKLGSAETSQGCVWQKNITRLIAHHNEFVSVALHCLPTTVHYLDLSYCNLDQLDMTYFEKATNLKELLLSGNKIKFIPSKWTSPSLQSLALDGNSFGLISKASFQDMPQLSHLMAGNNPYHCTCELHAFVEDTISKGKVNLTDWPQNYRCYHPEALLNTVVSKFLPGQVACDIRLVIIICVATTTAVILILMLICYIFDLPWYTKATYQIIRAKYRAHKEKAAGELGAFAYHAFISYSHCDADWVRDQLLPCLENNRNPYRLCIHERDFMPGRWIIDNIIENIENSRKVIFVLSRHFVNSEWCNYELYFAQQRAMGKTFSDVILVVKEPIDPSSLPSKYCKLKKMLSTKTYLEWPQQANQQAFFWEQLRSVLGKPAATQRGRFSVKSRTSSVGGVSVIGPPVEDRRPEVGDTNADKEAALENKIIKRDNDELLNQRQIPMVAF; encoded by the exons ATGATTTGGAAATTGATTCATTTTAGTGCTCTCCTCCTCGGAGCACTCACATCCCTGACTCCATCTTCGCCCACCACCACCGCTAACACTGACGGAGGACCCTGTCACATCGACAACTCCGGCCGCTCCGCAGACTGTCTGGGAAGACAGCTTGACAGTGTCCCGTGGAGACAATTTCCATCCACACTGGAGAACATAGATCTCTCCTACAATAAACTTCAAGCTGTTCACGCTGACgacttcctccacctccctcgGCTTCGTATTCTTAAGCTGCAGTACAATAACATTTCACACATTGACAATGAtgcctttaaaaacaacacGCTGCTCGAGTATCTTAACATCTTCAATAACTCCCTGCAGGAAATTCCTGCCACAGCTCTGACTCCTCTTTTGAATCTGAAAGAGCTCTACATGTCCAATAACCTTTACAGACATGCCACTTTGGATGAGAGCTTCTCCAGATTTGGCAAACTCCAGGTTCTGTCTATGGGGGGCCCTCTGGTGGCGGGTCTGAGGAAAGCTGATTTTCAGGCCCTGAAGAACATCCAGTTACAAGGCTTTGCTATCAAATGTTCCTCCAATCTGAGTTATTACGAGCCTGGAAGTTTAAAGGTCATCCAGACGAAGCAGATGGGCTTTGATATGGCCATAGATCAACGGCCAAACGCTCTCCCTCACATGCTAAGTGACCTCGCCAGCAAGACCTTTAGCGTCATCCAGTTCCGCAACCTCTTTGAGTTCATGTACTACATGGGAAAAGAGGACATTTTCCAGGGTTTAAAAGACATCACAGCCCATCAGCTCATCTTTCACAGAGGAAAATACAATGAGAATCTCATGAGGATGGCTTTAGTGAACTTACAAGTCGCCCCCATCAAAAGGTTGAGACTTCAGTACATCGACTTCGCCCGGTCACCCACATTTGTTGATAGCGGAGCAGGATCCAGCGTCACAGAGCTCGCACTGGATAAGTTGGATCTTTG GTATATCAGCAATCCTGACGTGCTGAGATTCGACTGGCGCTTCACCTGGTTCAACAAGATTAAGGAACTGTCTATTCAGCATGTCTACTTCAACTCGGTGCCTTGTGATGCCTGGGTGGAGATGGCAGGTGTAGAGTCTCTAGATGTCTCCAACAACCGGCTATGGAACGAGTACATCTTCAACCAGCGGTGCAATTACAGGGGCGCCATGCCAAATCTTCACACCTTCAAAATGAGCACCAATGACTTGACCAGCTTAAAAGACTTGTCGTCTCTAACTAGGGAGttccagcagctgcaggtgtTGGATTTTAGCCACAACAAACTGGGATCTGCTGAAACTAGTCAGGGCTGCGTTTGGCAGAAAAATATCACTCGGCTCATCGCTCACCACAATGAGTTTGTAAGTGTAGCCCTGCATTGTCTACCCACCACAGTGCACTACCTGGACCTGTCCTACTGCAACCTGGACCAGCTGGACATGACGTACTTTGAGAAAGCCACCAACCTGAAGGAGCTCCTGCTGAGTGGGAATAAAATCAAGTTCATCCCATCTAAGTGGACGAGTCCATCCCTGCAGTCACTGGCTTTGGATGGGAATTCATTTGGTCTGATTAGCAAAGCTTCCTTCCAGGACATGCCTCAGCTGTCCCACCTGATGGCAGGGAACAATCCCTACCACTGCACTTGTGAGCTCCATGCTTTCGTCGAGGACACGATCTCAAAGGGGAAGGTGAACCTCACAGACTGGCCTCAGAACTACAGGTGTTACCACCCAGAGGCCCTGCTCAACACTGTCGTATCCAAATTCCTCCCAGGTCAGGTGGCGTGTGATATCAGACTGGTGATCATCATCTGTGTCGCAACCACCACAGCGGTGATCTTGATACTAATGCTGATTTGCTATATTTTTGACCTCCCGTGGTACACTAAAGCCACCTATCAGATCATCAGGGCCAAGTACAGAGCTCACAAGGAGAAGGCGGCAGGGGAACTGGGGGCTTTTGCTTATCATGCCTTCATATCCTACAGCCACTGTGATGCAGACTGGGTGAGGGACCAGCTCCTGCCCTGTTTGGAGAACAACAGGAACCCCTATCGTCTGTGTATCCATGAGAGGGACTTCATGCCAGGAAGGTGGATCATCGATAACATCATTGAAAACATTGAAAACAGTcgaaag GTAATATTTGTCCTCTCCCGGCACTTTGTTAACAGCGAGTGGTGCAACTATGAGCTGTACTTTGCTCAGCAGAGAGCGATGGGAAAGACCTTCAGTGACGTCATCCTCGTGGTGAAGGAGCCCATTGATCCCAGCTCTTTGCCCAGTAAGTACTGCAAGCTCAAGAAGATGCTGAGCACCAAGACGTACCTGGAGTGGCCCCAGCAGGCCAACCAGCAGGCGTTTTTCTGGGAGCAGCTGAGAAGTGTCCTGGGCAAGCCTGCAGCGACCCAAAGGGGGAGGTTCAGTGTGAAGAGCAGAACCTCATCTGTGGGAGGTGTTTCTGTGATTGGGCCCCCTGTGGAGGACAGGAGGCCAGAGGTGGGGGACACTAATGCAGACAAAGAAGCAGCACTCGAGAACAAAATCATTAAGAGGGATAACGATGAGCTGTTGAACCAGAGACAAATCCCTATGGTGGCATTTTGA